One Psychrilyobacter piezotolerans DNA window includes the following coding sequences:
- a CDS encoding pyridoxamine 5'-phosphate oxidase family protein: protein MNEIIKFLEENPHTYLATVEKGEPRVRPFDFMYGEGNRFYFCTNNQKEVYNQLMVNPNVELSVMNNKMEWARLRGKTVFLDNITVKEKILEISPIVKSIYKTADNPALECFYIEKWEAVIGSLSGKPSKRYKSL from the coding sequence ATGAATGAAATCATTAAATTTTTAGAAGAAAATCCACATACATATTTAGCTACAGTTGAAAAGGGAGAACCCAGAGTAAGACCCTTTGATTTTATGTATGGTGAAGGAAATAGATTTTATTTTTGTACAAATAATCAAAAAGAAGTATATAATCAGCTTATGGTAAATCCTAATGTTGAGTTATCTGTTATGAACAATAAGATGGAATGGGCAAGATTACGTGGGAAAACCGTATTTCTTGACAATATTACTGTTAAAGAAAAAATATTAGAGATAAGCCCCATCGTTAAATCAATTTATAAAACAGCTGATAATCCGGCACTAGAATGTTTTTATATAGAAAAATGGGAAGCAGTTATTGGCAGCCTTTCAGGAAAACCTTCCAAAAGATATAAATCTTTATAG
- a CDS encoding molybdenum cofactor guanylyltransferase codes for MKKNIALLAGGKNSRMGGFTKSFLKFQNEYFLQRILDEFNDFDRIAIISNEKNLYKEYQVETFEDLIRGKGPLGGIYTALSSVSDSCFIAACDMPFLSQEKILNFYNDLDNFDAVIPIYKDRPQPLCALYNISILKYIKEAINNDDLKIMIPLRKAKVKFVEIDDDRLFVNINTPEEYRELTL; via the coding sequence ATGAAAAAAAATATTGCCCTCCTTGCAGGGGGGAAAAATTCCCGAATGGGCGGCTTTACCAAATCTTTTTTAAAATTTCAAAATGAGTATTTTCTCCAGAGAATCCTGGATGAATTCAATGATTTTGATAGGATAGCCATAATATCCAATGAAAAAAACTTATATAAGGAATATCAGGTAGAGACCTTTGAAGACCTTATAAGGGGCAAGGGACCCCTGGGAGGGATCTATACAGCTCTTTCATCCGTCAGCGACAGCTGTTTCATCGCGGCCTGTGATATGCCCTTTTTAAGCCAGGAAAAAATCCTGAATTTTTATAATGACTTGGATAATTTCGATGCTGTAATCCCAATCTACAAGGATCGGCCTCAGCCTCTCTGTGCTCTCTATAACATAAGTATTCTTAAATATATCAAAGAGGCTATAAATAACGATGATCTCAAGATAATGATCCCCTTAAGGAAAGCCAAGGTTAAATTTGTAGAGATAGATGATGACAGGTTATTTGTAAATATAAATACCCCGGAAGAATATAGGGAACTCACTCTTTAG
- a CDS encoding protein-ADP-ribose hydrolase, with protein MNLIEMADYLLKNLLEEKRKYGRIAIPKDIEGKKILIRHLMNIREALPVSDDFLNVQDKYLKTINNKITDADNLKSVSIDSRLILWQGDITTLNADAIVNAANNQMLGCFIPGHRCIDNAIHSMAGIQLRLECDRLMKQQGSLEKTGTAKITRGYNLPSKYIIHTVGPIIKGKLKDHDIEDLRNCYLSCMKIADEYKLESIAFCCISTGEFRFPNEEAAETAVNTVTEYLKGSTNLKRVIFNVFKDKDNEIYKKLLR; from the coding sequence ATGAATTTAATAGAAATGGCTGATTATTTATTAAAAAACCTATTGGAAGAAAAAAGAAAGTACGGCAGGATAGCCATACCTAAGGATATAGAAGGGAAAAAAATACTTATCCGTCATCTGATGAATATAAGAGAGGCTCTTCCTGTTTCAGATGATTTTTTAAATGTACAGGATAAGTATTTAAAAACCATAAACAATAAGATAACAGATGCAGATAATTTAAAATCTGTATCAATAGACAGCAGATTAATTTTATGGCAGGGAGATATAACTACTTTAAATGCAGATGCAATAGTGAATGCGGCCAATAACCAGATGTTAGGATGCTTTATCCCAGGTCACAGGTGCATCGATAATGCTATCCATTCTATGGCTGGAATCCAACTTAGACTGGAGTGTGATAGGCTGATGAAGCAGCAGGGATCTCTGGAAAAAACAGGAACCGCTAAGATAACAAGAGGTTATAATCTACCTTCAAAATATATTATTCATACGGTAGGTCCTATTATAAAAGGGAAGCTGAAAGATCATGACATTGAAGATTTAAGAAATTGTTATCTGTCATGTATGAAAATAGCAGATGAATATAAATTGGAATCTATAGCTTTTTGTTGTATTTCCACGGGAGAATTTAGATTTCCCAATGAAGAGGCTGCTGAAACAGCTGTTAATACAGTAACTGAATATTTAAAAGGCAGTACAAATTTAAAAAGGGTGATTTTTAATGTTTTCAAAGATAAAGACAATGAAATATACAAAAAACTCCTCCGATGA
- a CDS encoding substrate-binding domain-containing protein, translating into MKKIIFTLMLLISLASFGASNQLLLATTTSVRDSGLLDYILPNFEKETGIDVKFVAVGTGRALKMGEDGEVDALLVHAKTSELKFIKAGNGIDRVQFMHNFFILVGPEDGKKFKDLDDALNQINKNQYKFISRGDDSGTNKKEISLWKNEGIDTDKDWYISSGNGMAATLKIASEKGYYTLTDMSTYLHLKDQLHLEIKVDNDKNLINEYSVITINPDKNKMIHYENAKIFMNWITSKETKKLISAYGVEEFKMPLFTVE; encoded by the coding sequence ATGAAAAAAATAATTTTTACACTTATGCTGCTAATATCACTGGCTAGTTTTGGAGCTTCAAACCAGCTTTTACTGGCTACCACTACCAGTGTGAGAGACAGCGGTCTTTTGGATTATATATTGCCAAATTTTGAAAAGGAAACTGGAATTGATGTAAAGTTTGTAGCAGTTGGTACAGGCCGTGCCCTTAAGATGGGAGAAGACGGTGAGGTAGATGCCCTTCTGGTTCATGCTAAAACATCTGAACTTAAGTTTATAAAAGCCGGGAACGGAATAGACAGAGTTCAATTCATGCATAATTTTTTCATCCTTGTGGGACCTGAAGATGGGAAAAAATTCAAAGATCTGGATGATGCTCTTAACCAGATAAATAAAAACCAATATAAATTTATATCCAGGGGAGATGACTCAGGTACAAACAAAAAAGAAATTTCCCTTTGGAAAAATGAAGGGATAGATACAGACAAAGACTGGTATATTTCCAGTGGAAACGGTATGGCTGCCACCCTTAAAATTGCCAGTGAAAAAGGATATTATACCCTTACAGATATGTCTACTTACTTACACTTAAAAGATCAGTTACATTTAGAGATCAAAGTAGATAACGATAAAAATCTAATCAACGAATATAGCGTTATTACTATAAACCCAGATAAAAATAAGATGATCCACTATGAAAATGCCAAAATATTTATGAATTGGATCACATCCAAGGAAACTAAAAAACTTATCTCTGCATACGGGGTAGAAGAATTTAAAATGCCGCTATTCACAGTTGAATAA
- the fdhD gene encoding formate dehydrogenase accessory sulfurtransferase FdhD, protein MYPVCEETNVSLFIDNQKIITFMCTPENLKELAMGHLYTRNLIEDMEDIGSIRVCNSLKNIYITSEFISMDQDLSLNTVLSSSCGSSPNFNLKLDQILESRISFDLETLKNATMEMFKLAVKHQKTGGMHSCAVYCANKEIIALEDVGRHNAVDKIIGACLIKHYDLRDSALISTGRISTDMILKCAAAEIPVVVTRSIPTSSALELAKKTGITVVGRIMASEPIIYLNEERILK, encoded by the coding sequence ATGTATCCAGTTTGTGAAGAAACCAATGTAAGTCTGTTTATAGATAATCAAAAAATAATTACATTTATGTGTACTCCTGAAAATTTAAAGGAGCTGGCTATGGGTCACCTGTATACACGAAACCTCATTGAAGATATGGAAGACATCGGGTCTATCAGAGTTTGCAATAGTTTAAAAAATATCTATATCACATCTGAGTTTATATCTATGGACCAAGACCTTTCTTTAAACACTGTATTATCAAGCTCTTGCGGCAGTTCCCCCAACTTTAATCTGAAGCTGGATCAAATTTTAGAGTCCCGGATCTCCTTTGATCTGGAAACATTAAAAAATGCCACTATGGAGATGTTTAAATTAGCAGTAAAACATCAGAAGACAGGGGGAATGCACAGCTGTGCTGTATACTGTGCAAATAAAGAGATAATTGCTCTTGAAGATGTGGGAAGACATAATGCTGTGGATAAGATTATAGGAGCCTGCCTGATCAAACATTATGATCTCAGAGATAGTGCTCTCATATCTACCGGCAGGATCTCTACCGATATGATATTAAAATGTGCCGCTGCAGAAATTCCAGTTGTTGTTACCAGGAGTATTCCTACAAGTTCAGCCTTGGAATTAGCCAAAAAAACCGGTATCACAGTGGTTGGACGAATAATGGCTAGCGAGCCCATTATCTATCTAAATGAAGAGCGAATCTTAAAGTAG
- a CDS encoding 4Fe-4S binding protein, whose translation MKIKEIYELFDRIGVLTFSTIYNNEVHSRVAHFNGCDEEGIYFRTMWNKPFGRQLMETGKITVCGVSDTRILSHDGDLGAEFPPGYSIRLIGEVRFMPEEEVREKAKTNKDLQLAVYDMDKYSAMKKGNFMIHKAKVEIFDFDFSCKNRDHKLLRTRAAFGGMPYNEAGPKITDRCIQCGLCYKKCSFKAIEKGTPYRVISERCDDCGDCISVCPVGAIDLSSPF comes from the coding sequence ATGAAAATTAAAGAAATCTACGAATTATTTGACAGGATTGGTGTTCTGACTTTTTCCACTATTTACAACAACGAAGTTCACAGCAGAGTAGCTCATTTTAACGGATGTGATGAAGAGGGAATATATTTTAGAACTATGTGGAATAAACCTTTTGGGAGACAACTTATGGAAACTGGAAAAATAACTGTCTGCGGTGTAAGTGATACCAGAATATTATCTCACGACGGAGATTTAGGAGCTGAGTTTCCCCCAGGTTATTCTATCAGACTTATCGGTGAAGTCAGATTTATGCCTGAAGAAGAAGTCAGAGAAAAAGCCAAAACAAACAAGGACCTTCAGCTGGCTGTATATGATATGGATAAGTATTCCGCTATGAAAAAAGGAAACTTCATGATACATAAGGCAAAAGTTGAAATCTTCGATTTTGATTTTTCTTGTAAAAACAGAGATCATAAATTATTGAGAACAAGAGCTGCTTTTGGGGGTATGCCGTATAATGAAGCTGGTCCAAAGATAACAGACAGGTGTATCCAATGTGGATTATGTTATAAAAAATGCAGCTTTAAAGCAATAGAAAAGGGAACTCCATACCGTGTAATCTCTGAGAGATGTGATGATTGTGGTGACTGTATTTCAGTATGTCCGGTGGGTGCAATAGACTTATCTTCTCCGTTTTAA
- a CDS encoding monomeric [FeFe] hydrogenase translates to MSIKLNSVKELRKLTLQAIVDLYENGVLLEELTKLPKMLLSGEKPTYRDSIYREREILKQRIKVYLNFNINKVRDMELFELLDLLKKKFNCEKIPAEYEGRDYAVEVIEEACDQCPSGQYYATDLCRNCIAHSCKAVCPKNAITFSKGRAIIDAEKCVGCGLCEKACDYSAIVKLSRPCEKACGVGAIKANEKGVASIDRSKCVSCGACHSACPFGAVESPTHLIDVASHIKNNNKVVAMFAPAIITQFGAGITLEKIKSLFLELGFTKSIEVALGADMVINEEAGEMETREEKMTTSCCPAFYEYIKLHQPDMTKYISHVDSPMMALAKKLKEEDSEYKIVFIGPCTAKKVEAVKYGIVDNVLTFTDILSWTDARGIDIKALANDKIEGSYDGWNFAKSGGVAQAVVNKCEKELQLIQMDGIKEGAQAFKQFRLAKSNTLLEGMGCKGGCICGPSVIQKPLVAKAMLAKLKR, encoded by the coding sequence ATGAGTATAAAATTAAATTCAGTTAAGGAGTTAAGGAAACTTACTCTTCAGGCAATCGTAGATCTTTATGAAAATGGAGTGTTATTAGAAGAACTTACTAAACTGCCTAAGATGCTGTTAAGTGGGGAAAAACCAACCTACAGGGATTCAATCTACAGGGAAAGAGAGATTTTAAAACAGAGAATAAAGGTCTATTTAAATTTCAATATCAATAAAGTTAGAGACATGGAACTTTTTGAGTTATTAGATCTGTTAAAAAAGAAATTCAATTGTGAAAAAATTCCCGCTGAATATGAAGGTAGAGACTATGCTGTGGAAGTTATTGAAGAAGCATGTGACCAGTGTCCGAGTGGTCAATATTATGCAACAGACCTCTGCAGAAACTGTATCGCACATTCTTGCAAGGCAGTATGTCCTAAAAATGCAATTACTTTTTCTAAAGGAAGAGCTATAATAGATGCTGAAAAATGTGTTGGCTGCGGACTTTGTGAAAAAGCATGTGATTATTCTGCAATCGTTAAATTATCAAGACCTTGTGAGAAAGCATGCGGTGTAGGAGCTATAAAAGCTAATGAAAAAGGTGTTGCAAGTATAGATAGAAGCAAATGTGTTTCATGCGGAGCATGTCATTCTGCATGTCCATTTGGTGCTGTAGAATCCCCAACCCATCTGATAGATGTTGCATCTCATATAAAAAATAATAATAAAGTTGTTGCAATGTTTGCACCCGCTATAATTACACAGTTTGGTGCAGGCATTACTTTGGAAAAAATAAAATCATTGTTTTTAGAGCTTGGATTTACCAAATCAATTGAAGTGGCATTAGGTGCAGATATGGTAATCAATGAGGAAGCTGGTGAAATGGAGACAAGAGAGGAAAAAATGACTACTTCCTGCTGTCCGGCTTTCTACGAGTATATAAAACTTCACCAGCCGGACATGACAAAATATATATCCCATGTAGATTCTCCTATGATGGCTCTGGCTAAAAAGCTTAAAGAGGAAGATTCTGAATATAAGATAGTATTTATCGGTCCTTGCACTGCTAAAAAGGTAGAGGCTGTAAAATATGGTATAGTAGACAATGTGTTAACCTTTACAGATATATTATCATGGACAGATGCCAGAGGAATTGATATTAAAGCTTTGGCAAATGATAAAATTGAGGGAAGCTATGATGGTTGGAATTTTGCCAAAAGCGGAGGAGTTGCACAGGCTGTTGTAAATAAATGTGAAAAGGAACTTCAATTAATTCAAATGGATGGAATTAAGGAAGGAGCTCAAGCCTTTAAACAATTCAGATTAGCTAAGTCAAATACACTGCTGGAAGGTATGGGATGTAAAGGCGGTTGTATATGCGGACCTAGTGTAATTCAAAAACCTCTTGTGGCAAAAGCAATGCTTGCAAAACTAAAAAGATAG
- a CDS encoding [FeFe] hydrogenase, group A, translating to MKVKVIINQKKSIFDTEKTLLQNINEMGIEIPTLCHHEDISPAGVCKVCSVEIAGRGILTSCDNYPEDGMELFTHSEEVEKYRKNRIEEILKDHSNDCLTCEKAMGDCELQNISYEYGVENRGDGTREKSAIDNSSSAFVRDMNKCIKCQKCVKVCDEIQGIGVYCVEEDGSIGMTHDTVAETDCISCGQCVKICPVGALHEKIDLKNLNHDLKNPMKHIVVQMAPAIKNTIGEEFGILPGTDITKKMVAALKDLGFDRVFSTDFSADVTIMEEGTEFLDRFTNGGKLPMFTSCCPGWINYAEINHPEFLDNLSSCKSPQQIFGALSKSYYSKISGVEPSEVYSVSIMPCTAKKDENIRDTMMDHEGNKDVDMVITTRELAKLFKLNKINLAGYEKEEEFDRLLGEGTGAARIFASTGGVMEAALRTVSDVLGETSHSLEYKEVRGFEGVRRANLVLAGKEVNVAVINGIKNATPFLESVKKGETTVDFVEVMACVGGCLNGGGAPAPDNMRVVATRKIGLYDSDEKSALRKSHENLEVKKLYEDFLGKPGGHKSHHLLHTHYKSRKK from the coding sequence ATGAAAGTAAAGGTTATAATAAATCAAAAAAAATCTATATTTGATACAGAAAAAACTCTTTTACAAAATATAAATGAAATGGGGATAGAGATCCCCACTCTGTGTCATCATGAAGATATAAGCCCTGCAGGAGTATGTAAGGTATGCTCGGTAGAAATTGCAGGGAGGGGGATTCTTACAAGTTGTGATAACTACCCTGAGGATGGGATGGAGTTATTTACCCATTCGGAGGAAGTGGAAAAGTATAGAAAAAACAGGATTGAAGAAATTTTAAAAGACCATTCCAATGACTGTCTGACTTGCGAAAAAGCAATGGGAGACTGTGAGCTTCAAAATATATCCTATGAGTATGGTGTGGAAAACAGAGGGGACGGTACCCGTGAAAAATCAGCCATAGATAATTCTTCATCTGCATTTGTCAGAGATATGAATAAATGTATAAAATGCCAAAAATGTGTGAAAGTATGTGATGAGATCCAGGGGATCGGAGTTTACTGTGTGGAAGAGGACGGGTCTATCGGCATGACCCACGATACAGTGGCTGAAACTGATTGCATCTCATGCGGTCAGTGTGTAAAAATATGTCCGGTAGGAGCACTCCATGAGAAGATAGATTTAAAAAATTTAAACCATGATCTTAAAAATCCCATGAAACATATAGTGGTTCAAATGGCTCCGGCCATTAAAAATACCATAGGGGAGGAATTCGGAATCTTACCGGGAACAGATATAACTAAAAAAATGGTTGCTGCTCTGAAAGATTTAGGTTTTGACAGGGTTTTCTCCACAGATTTTAGTGCCGATGTGACTATTATGGAAGAGGGAACTGAATTTTTAGACAGATTTACAAATGGCGGTAAGCTGCCTATGTTTACATCATGCTGCCCGGGATGGATAAATTATGCTGAGATCAACCATCCTGAATTTTTAGATAATCTATCATCCTGCAAGTCCCCCCAGCAAATATTTGGTGCCCTATCCAAGAGTTATTATTCAAAAATATCAGGAGTAGAGCCTTCCGAGGTATACTCAGTTTCTATAATGCCCTGTACAGCGAAAAAAGATGAAAATATAAGGGATACAATGATGGACCATGAGGGAAATAAAGATGTTGATATGGTAATAACAACAAGGGAATTGGCCAAATTATTCAAATTGAATAAAATAAATTTAGCCGGTTATGAAAAAGAAGAAGAATTTGACCGGCTGCTGGGTGAAGGAACAGGAGCCGCCAGGATATTTGCTTCAACCGGCGGAGTAATGGAAGCGGCTCTCAGAACAGTTTCAGATGTATTGGGAGAAACTAGTCATTCATTGGAATATAAAGAGGTAAGAGGATTTGAAGGGGTAAGAAGAGCTAATCTTGTTTTAGCAGGAAAAGAAGTAAATGTTGCAGTAATAAACGGGATTAAAAATGCAACTCCATTTTTAGAGTCAGTAAAAAAAGGTGAAACAACAGTTGATTTTGTTGAAGTAATGGCCTGTGTTGGAGGATGTTTAAATGGGGGAGGAGCACCTGCCCCGGACAATATGAGAGTTGTAGCGACAAGAAAAATAGGGTTATATGACTCGGATGAAAAATCTGCCTTGAGAAAATCTCATGAAAATTTAGAGGTAAAAAAACTTTATGAAGATTTTTTAGGGAAACCAGGGGGGCATAAGAGCCACCACCTATTACACACCCACTATAAATCCAGAAAAAAATAA
- a CDS encoding amino acid ABC transporter ATP-binding protein, translating into MQLKLKNIKKSYEQLILKDISLELSGYKSIGIIGKSGCGKSTLLRLLAGIEFADAGEIIINNTSVDKSNLKEYQNKIGMVFQQHNLFPHLSLLKNISLILEKTKGYEKEEAEEIGKNLLRQLHLENEMHKKPSKVSGGQAQRAAIARALSTDPKLIFMDEPTAALDPILTKEVLEAVTELRTSGKHFIFVTHEISFVKKFADYVLFMNDGKIHEKGEVNILTDPNTEELKKFLEHEQF; encoded by the coding sequence GTGCAGTTAAAGTTAAAAAACATAAAAAAATCATATGAACAGTTAATTCTCAAAGATATCAGTTTGGAATTATCGGGTTATAAATCTATTGGAATTATCGGGAAAAGCGGATGTGGAAAATCTACACTTCTCAGACTGCTGGCAGGGATTGAATTTGCTGATGCAGGCGAAATAATTATAAATAATACATCTGTTGATAAAAGTAATTTGAAAGAATATCAAAATAAGATTGGAATGGTTTTTCAACAGCATAACCTTTTCCCCCACTTATCTCTTTTAAAAAATATAAGCCTGATTTTAGAAAAAACAAAAGGTTATGAAAAGGAAGAAGCCGAGGAGATAGGAAAAAATCTTTTAAGACAGCTGCATTTAGAAAATGAAATGCATAAAAAACCTTCAAAAGTTTCAGGAGGACAAGCTCAAAGAGCAGCAATAGCCAGAGCACTGTCAACCGATCCAAAATTAATCTTTATGGATGAACCTACAGCAGCACTCGATCCGATACTTACAAAAGAGGTATTAGAAGCAGTTACTGAATTGAGAACTTCTGGAAAACACTTTATTTTTGTAACACATGAAATAAGTTTTGTAAAAAAATTTGCAGATTATGTATTGTTTATGAATGATGGAAAAATTCATGAAAAAGGTGAAGTTAATATTTTAACAGATCCAAACACGGAAGAATTAAAAAAATTTTTAGAACATGAACAGTTTTAA
- the fdhF gene encoding formate dehydrogenase subunit alpha, with product MVTIKINGQEVKTSKNMTICQAAESAGHIIPSFCYDERFETEDKCGICVVECNNEIVKGCSVLAEEGLEIKTHTPEIIEKRREILETIIADHPLDCLVCKKSGHCKLQDYCYEYGVEQRHNECREELPLDRSNPFYDIDPNKCISCGKCVEVCKTQQCNDVLTLDSDKKRVKTAGDMVTNNSDCVFCGNCVSICPVGALQAKEKTKYRNWEVKKTQTTCSYCGVGCQFELITKKDKVVGVEPVLASPNDGLLCVKGKFGYKFIDHPDRLKTPLIKENGRFREAGWKEAYELFVSKANKIKGEFGPDALGGLASARCTNEDNFLFQKFMRVAIGTNNIDHCARLUHAATVAGLATTLGSGAMTNSIHETENSDLIFVIGSNPRENHPVIGAKIKKALRNGAKVILADPREIDLSEDADVYMQVNVGANIALINGMIHVIISENLVNSDYIKNHTEGYEELKEMVKKYTPEMASKICGVAPEKIAEAARLYATSKASSIYYAMGITQFKTGTNAVIALSNLALITGQIGRPGTGINPLRGQNNVQGSCDMGAFPDTLPGYKSIKDEKFRKLYREEWGVELPSEAGLTITQIMDAAHHKDLKFLFIMGENPIVSDPDTTHIIQSLESLDFLVVQDIFMTETAEYADLILPALSFAEKDGTFTNTERKVQRVRSAIKGPGEAKADWLIFMELMNEFGYDVHYDSPADIMDEMARLIPQYAGISYDRIEKEGLQWPVKDKNHPGTPILHVDGPMRGKGLIVPVEYDLPAEIVDEKYPYVLTNGRNLYHYHTRTMTAKTEGLHEKSPESYIEINPTTCEEIGVKDGDMVTVTSRRGAIQTKVVETKKILKGTVFMPFHFAEGSANMLTGTKALDVKSGEPELKLVTVSIEKYEVKK from the coding sequence ATGGTTACGATAAAGATCAATGGTCAGGAAGTAAAAACTTCAAAAAATATGACTATCTGCCAGGCGGCAGAATCAGCAGGACACATTATACCTTCATTCTGTTATGATGAAAGATTTGAAACAGAAGATAAGTGCGGGATATGTGTTGTAGAGTGTAACAATGAAATAGTAAAAGGATGCTCTGTATTGGCAGAAGAGGGGCTGGAGATAAAAACTCATACTCCGGAAATAATAGAAAAAAGAAGGGAAATCCTGGAAACTATAATAGCAGATCATCCCTTGGACTGTCTGGTATGTAAAAAATCAGGGCACTGTAAATTACAGGATTATTGCTATGAATATGGGGTAGAACAAAGGCATAATGAATGCAGGGAAGAACTTCCTCTGGACAGAAGTAATCCATTTTATGATATAGATCCAAATAAATGTATCTCATGTGGTAAATGTGTGGAGGTATGCAAAACACAACAATGCAACGATGTGTTGACTTTAGACAGTGATAAAAAAAGGGTAAAAACAGCCGGAGATATGGTAACAAATAATTCCGACTGTGTATTTTGCGGGAATTGCGTAAGTATCTGTCCTGTAGGAGCTCTCCAGGCCAAGGAAAAGACAAAATATAGAAATTGGGAAGTAAAAAAGACCCAGACAACGTGTTCATACTGCGGGGTAGGGTGTCAATTTGAGCTTATTACCAAGAAAGATAAGGTAGTAGGAGTAGAACCGGTACTGGCCAGCCCCAATGACGGGCTGCTGTGTGTAAAGGGTAAATTCGGATATAAATTTATAGATCATCCGGACAGACTGAAGACACCATTAATCAAAGAAAATGGTAGGTTTAGAGAGGCTGGCTGGAAGGAAGCATATGAATTATTTGTATCCAAGGCCAATAAAATAAAGGGAGAATTTGGTCCTGATGCACTTGGAGGACTAGCTTCTGCCAGATGTACCAATGAAGATAACTTTTTATTTCAAAAATTTATGAGAGTTGCAATTGGAACCAATAATATAGATCACTGTGCCCGTCTCTGACATGCTGCAACAGTTGCCGGGCTTGCAACTACATTAGGAAGCGGAGCTATGACAAATAGTATCCATGAAACAGAAAATTCGGATTTAATCTTTGTAATCGGATCAAATCCAAGGGAAAATCATCCTGTAATAGGAGCTAAGATAAAAAAAGCTTTGAGAAACGGGGCTAAAGTAATACTGGCTGACCCCAGGGAAATAGATTTATCGGAAGATGCAGACGTATATATGCAGGTAAATGTAGGGGCCAATATAGCCCTTATAAATGGGATGATTCATGTAATTATCTCGGAGAATTTAGTCAATAGTGATTATATCAAAAACCATACTGAAGGGTATGAAGAGTTAAAGGAAATGGTAAAAAAATATACTCCGGAGATGGCTTCGAAGATATGCGGAGTAGCTCCTGAAAAAATAGCAGAAGCTGCCAGATTGTATGCCACAAGTAAGGCTTCTTCAATCTACTATGCAATGGGGATAACTCAGTTTAAAACAGGAACCAATGCTGTAATTGCATTATCAAACCTGGCTTTAATAACGGGGCAGATAGGAAGACCCGGAACAGGAATCAATCCTTTGAGGGGGCAGAATAATGTGCAGGGGTCGTGTGATATGGGTGCATTCCCGGATACCCTGCCTGGATATAAGAGTATTAAGGATGAAAAATTCAGAAAATTATATAGGGAAGAATGGGGTGTTGAATTACCTTCAGAAGCAGGGTTGACTATAACACAAATTATGGACGCAGCCCATCATAAGGATCTAAAATTCTTATTTATCATGGGAGAAAATCCAATTGTATCCGACCCCGATACAACGCATATTATTCAGTCACTGGAATCTTTGGATTTTTTGGTAGTCCAGGACATCTTCATGACGGAAACAGCTGAATATGCAGATCTTATCCTGCCGGCATTATCATTTGCCGAAAAAGACGGTACATTTACAAATACCGAAAGAAAGGTACAGAGGGTAAGAAGCGCTATAAAAGGTCCGGGGGAAGCCAAGGCTGACTGGCTGATATTTATGGAACTTATGAATGAATTTGGATACGATGTTCATTACGACAGTCCGGCAGATATAATGGATGAGATGGCAAGACTCATACCGCAATATGCAGGAATATCCTATGACAGGATAGAAAAAGAAGGATTACAATGGCCGGTAAAGGATAAAAATCATCCCGGGACACCTATCCTTCATGTGGACGGACCTATGAGAGGGAAGGGACTGATAGTTCCTGTAGAATATGATCTGCCGGCAGAGATAGTGGATGAAAAATATCCCTATGTATTGACCAATGGTAGAAATCTATATCACTATCATACCAGAACCATGACTGCCAAAACAGAGGGACTCCATGAAAAGTCACCGGAATCTTATATCGAGATAAATCCAACAACCTGTGAGGAAATAGGGGTAAAAGATGGGGATATGGTAACTGTAACTTCCAGAAGGGGAGCTATCCAGACAAAGGTTGTTGAAACTAAGAAAATCTTAAAGGGCACTGTATTTATGCCTTTCCATTTTGCCGAAGGATCAGCAAATATGCTGACAGGAACAAAGGCTTTAGATGTGAAATCCGGGGAGCCGGAATTAAAATTAGTAACTGTATCTATAGAAAAATATGAGGTGAAAAAATAA